In Candidatus Eisenbacteria bacterium, the sequence CACAATCAATACGCCGCCGAGCAGTCTTTCGGAGCTGGATTCATGCAGCTCAAACGACTCGATGCACGCGCCTCGCGAGACGTCAGGACTGCTGCGGCCAGAGCTCTCTGAGGCGCCGCAGGATCTCGTCACGCGTTTCACGAAAGGCACGGAGCCGATCGGGTTCAGGAGCGGCTGTTGGGTCGGGGAGTGGCCAGTGCATGCGGCGCACGTCTCCCGGAACCGTGGGGCAGACGTCGGCCCCTTCAGCACACAAAGTGACCACGGTGTCCGCCTCGCGCCAGGGCACGTCCTGGAGCGCCTTGGACGTCTGGGCTCGTATGTCCAAGCCGATCTCGTCCATGACTTGGATGGCCACCGGATGAACGCGACCAGACTCGGTACCCGCGCTCCAAACCGTGACTCCTGG encodes:
- a CDS encoding arsenate reductase ArsC — its product is MTVPRRVLFLCVHNSARSQLAEGLARAFAPPGVTVWSAGTESGRVHPVAIQVMDEIGLDIRAQTSKALQDVPWREADTVVTLCAEGADVCPTVPGDVRRMHWPLPDPTAAPEPDRLRAFRETRDEILRRLRELWPQQS